A genome region from Schlesneria paludicola DSM 18645 includes the following:
- a CDS encoding polysaccharide biosynthesis/export family protein, whose amino-acid sequence MSLASVGCATVRGEKYTYNNLPKHLIAGVRENPQTIELSKLASATTDSDVLDHGDVVEVSIAAGLNEKDTIRIPVRINDEGDVELPEIGRVHVAGMKVTAAEATIVQECISRGLYRSPSVTMLMKQQRTNRIMVAGAVKKPSVYELPRGQSDLLSALSKAEGLDPTAGTQVIIRNMGHRSGVRPDAIASGLKNGIDTIGHSVEMTSKMHETSDTIKVDLVSATKNGTGGYQLEDGAVVYVEKRDPEPLHVIGLVTRPGRFEFPIAEELRVTDAIALAGGVSSMAADKIFVIRRKPSVLINKTVDPENPDNVETILIQVSLANAKQKANSNIRLAPGDVVSVEQTPVTVILELFKRTSMNFGGSIPLLGSPIF is encoded by the coding sequence GTGTCATTAGCGAGTGTGGGCTGCGCCACCGTCCGCGGCGAGAAATACACCTATAATAATCTGCCGAAACATCTCATTGCCGGTGTCCGCGAAAACCCTCAAACCATCGAACTGTCGAAACTGGCAAGTGCGACGACCGACTCGGATGTGCTCGATCATGGCGACGTGGTCGAAGTGTCGATCGCCGCGGGATTGAACGAGAAAGACACGATTCGAATCCCTGTCCGTATCAACGACGAAGGGGATGTCGAATTACCGGAAATCGGTCGAGTGCATGTGGCTGGAATGAAAGTCACCGCGGCAGAAGCCACCATCGTTCAGGAGTGTATCTCGCGAGGCCTGTATCGCAGCCCGAGCGTGACAATGCTGATGAAACAGCAGCGTACGAACCGGATCATGGTCGCCGGTGCGGTCAAGAAACCGTCCGTCTACGAGTTGCCACGTGGTCAATCCGATCTGCTGTCGGCGCTGAGCAAGGCTGAAGGGCTCGACCCCACCGCTGGAACGCAAGTCATTATCCGCAACATGGGCCATCGCTCAGGAGTCCGGCCCGATGCCATTGCAAGTGGCCTCAAGAATGGAATCGATACGATAGGACACAGCGTCGAAATGACCAGCAAAATGCATGAAACGAGCGACACGATCAAGGTCGATCTGGTCTCTGCCACCAAGAATGGAACCGGTGGATACCAACTCGAAGATGGGGCTGTCGTCTACGTCGAAAAACGTGATCCAGAACCGCTGCACGTGATCGGGCTGGTCACGCGTCCCGGACGGTTCGAGTTCCCGATCGCCGAAGAACTGCGAGTCACCGACGCCATCGCATTGGCAGGCGGCGTGAGTTCGATGGCAGCGGACAAGATCTTCGTAATTCGACGCAAGCCATCGGTGCTCATCAACAAGACGGTCGACCCCGAAAATCCAGACAATGTCGAGACGATCCTGATCCAGGTGAGTTTGGCGAATGCCAAGCAAAAGGCGAACTCAAACATTCGCCTGGCGCCGGGTGATGTTGTCAGCGTCGAACAGACCCCTGTGACCGTGATCCTGGAACTGTTCAAACGAACCAGCATGAACTTTGGCGGATCGATTCCGCTCCTCGGATCGCCAATCTTCTAA
- a CDS encoding polysaccharide biosynthesis tyrosine autokinase — MNTEEHHDVAPGSTTASPNLLNEAIRFLRLVRRKMSTLILCMAFGTVAGTIWYVTATRKYESSCEIMVLKTEGNVLDGHNSSNQRTIQDVMPTYQRVLTGDRVLEGAIKRLRKEHLVDLKGIPKARWTSELRKNLSVSSARQTTLLNVRYVSKNAKTAAFVVDAIVESYLEMMRGIHTGDSKESLDLLSNEQERLDASIQEIGRELSRLKRDSGMLLHGDDKSTHIVIQQALKLNDALMDAQEKTLEARALAMSVQEALANGTDIQSFLQQAAGDISREIIMREVGMGSSDAFTIAKREDDLLTDETELKDKLKTYGPNHPEIRRLNEQITQTRRWLSERSEVMSRAMKDVREKEIAPRLQEMVNQRLYQAMAHEAGIRQEFETVRNQALDLNGQMAQIEVLDATERRMRLYYDKIVEKIAEVDIGSNSGLKITPTSTARVSLGPVAPKITTTILLCAFLGACTGLALIYVVDALDDRFRSPDELQWQLGLPMLAMIREMDPLPGSGLDTIVTFSKADSLESESFRTLRSSITFTAADTRRLVVTSTEPGDGKTTTLANLAVAFAQSKKKTLLIDADLRRPGMTQLLELKGPRGLSQILRGSSPIAESCLENIFNLGVENLDVMPSGPRPGNPSELLASDRFNDIIAWAETIYDQILIDAPPVLAVTDPAIIGRVVDGAIVVIRPDKNRRKMVLRAIESFRATGVQVVGIVANHIANDGNSEYGYGYGYGYGYGYGHGEKPEVNGDALDDEIEDQNEDELSLAA; from the coding sequence ATGAACACTGAAGAACATCATGACGTTGCACCAGGCTCAACCACGGCGAGCCCCAATCTTCTGAACGAAGCGATCCGTTTCCTGCGGCTCGTCCGTCGCAAGATGTCGACGCTGATCTTATGCATGGCATTTGGAACCGTCGCCGGAACCATCTGGTACGTAACGGCCACGCGGAAGTATGAATCGTCCTGCGAAATCATGGTCTTGAAGACCGAAGGAAACGTGCTCGACGGGCACAATTCGTCGAATCAGCGCACGATTCAAGACGTCATGCCGACGTATCAACGCGTCCTGACCGGTGACCGAGTTCTCGAAGGTGCCATCAAGCGGTTGCGCAAAGAACACCTCGTCGACCTCAAGGGGATTCCGAAAGCGCGCTGGACCAGCGAACTGAGAAAGAACCTTTCGGTCTCGTCCGCGCGGCAAACGACACTGCTAAACGTGCGTTATGTCTCCAAGAATGCCAAGACAGCCGCCTTCGTGGTCGATGCGATTGTCGAGTCTTACCTCGAAATGATGCGCGGCATCCACACGGGTGATTCCAAAGAAAGCCTGGACCTGCTGAGCAACGAACAGGAACGTCTTGACGCCAGTATTCAGGAAATCGGCCGAGAATTGTCGCGATTGAAACGCGACTCGGGAATGCTGCTGCATGGTGACGACAAAAGTACGCACATTGTCATCCAGCAGGCACTCAAGCTGAACGATGCCTTGATGGACGCGCAAGAAAAGACCCTCGAAGCGCGTGCGCTCGCGATGTCCGTTCAAGAGGCCCTGGCGAATGGGACCGATATTCAATCATTCCTCCAACAGGCGGCCGGAGACATCTCGCGCGAAATCATCATGCGCGAAGTCGGAATGGGATCGAGTGACGCATTCACCATTGCGAAACGCGAAGATGATCTGCTGACCGACGAGACCGAACTCAAAGACAAACTCAAAACGTACGGTCCGAACCATCCGGAAATCCGACGTCTCAATGAACAGATCACCCAGACAAGACGGTGGCTCTCCGAACGTTCCGAAGTCATGTCACGGGCGATGAAAGACGTTCGAGAGAAAGAAATTGCCCCGCGTCTGCAGGAAATGGTCAATCAGCGACTCTATCAAGCGATGGCACATGAAGCCGGTATTCGACAAGAGTTTGAGACCGTCCGGAACCAGGCACTCGATCTGAACGGCCAGATGGCACAGATCGAAGTCCTCGATGCCACCGAACGTCGCATGCGATTGTATTACGACAAAATTGTAGAAAAAATCGCCGAGGTTGATATCGGTTCGAATTCGGGCCTGAAGATTACGCCGACCTCCACCGCGCGTGTTAGCCTGGGGCCAGTTGCTCCCAAGATTACGACGACAATTTTGCTCTGCGCGTTTCTTGGTGCCTGCACGGGGCTCGCACTGATCTACGTCGTGGATGCACTCGACGACCGCTTCCGTTCTCCTGATGAATTACAGTGGCAATTGGGTCTGCCCATGCTCGCCATGATTCGAGAAATGGATCCGCTGCCTGGATCGGGTCTGGATACGATCGTGACGTTCAGTAAGGCCGATAGCCTGGAATCCGAATCATTCCGCACATTACGCAGCTCGATTACGTTTACGGCAGCCGACACGCGGCGACTGGTCGTGACCAGTACAGAGCCCGGTGATGGAAAGACGACGACATTGGCCAACCTGGCCGTCGCCTTCGCGCAATCGAAAAAGAAGACTCTGCTGATCGACGCCGACTTGCGACGCCCCGGGATGACGCAGTTGCTGGAACTGAAGGGGCCACGGGGTCTCTCGCAGATCTTGCGAGGATCGTCTCCCATCGCAGAAAGCTGCCTCGAAAACATCTTCAACCTGGGCGTAGAGAATCTCGATGTGATGCCTTCGGGGCCTCGTCCCGGCAATCCCTCGGAGCTTCTGGCAAGCGATCGTTTCAATGACATCATCGCCTGGGCCGAGACCATCTACGACCAGATTCTGATCGATGCCCCACCGGTCCTGGCTGTGACCGATCCTGCGATTATCGGACGAGTCGTCGATGGAGCGATCGTTGTGATTCGTCCCGACAAGAATCGACGCAAAATGGTACTGCGCGCCATCGAATCATTCCGCGCGACGGGCGTTCAGGTCGTGGGCATCGTCGCCAACCATATCGCGAACGATGGGAATTCCGAGTACGGTTATGGTTATGGCTACGGTTATGGCTACGGTTATGGACACGGCGAAAAGCCAGAGGTGAACGGCGACGCGTTGGACGATGAAATTGAAGATCAAAACGAAGACGAACTTAGCCTGGCCGCTTGA
- the ybeY gene encoding rRNA maturation RNase YbeY: MPDYLIEIADQQSSLIVERAFLELAVARVLAEEGVASAKISLALVDDAEIHRVNRQFLGHDYPTDVISFRLDEQTESHDSAASALLPTEMDAIENAPPFEGELIVSTETAVREATAQGWSPTAELLLYVVHGLLHLCGYDDLTDDARPVMRTRERELLALWGFRPTGLES, from the coding sequence ATGCCTGACTATTTGATTGAAATCGCTGACCAACAATCCTCACTGATCGTCGAGCGCGCCTTCCTGGAATTGGCCGTGGCACGCGTACTCGCCGAAGAAGGCGTCGCTTCCGCGAAAATCAGCCTCGCGCTCGTCGACGATGCCGAGATTCACCGCGTTAACCGGCAATTTCTGGGACACGACTATCCCACGGACGTGATCAGCTTCCGGCTGGATGAACAGACGGAATCACACGACTCCGCCGCCTCGGCACTGCTCCCAACCGAGATGGATGCGATCGAAAATGCGCCTCCATTCGAAGGAGAACTGATTGTCAGTACCGAGACCGCAGTCCGCGAAGCGACCGCCCAGGGATGGAGTCCCACGGCAGAATTGCTACTCTACGTGGTACACGGATTGCTTCATCTTTGCGGTTATGACGATCTGACGGATGATGCACGGCCCGTGATGCGAACCCGAGAGCGAGAATTACTCGCCCTTTGGGGTTTTCGCCCGACTGGATTGGAATCGTGA
- a CDS encoding hemolysin family protein: protein MLPALLFVLMLVACWSALGCDALRDFSYRRLEDLCTRRGASDRFGRILKMQGPALLALEFLLTLSTLGLAIVLCSWIGWPEVGADQSLSGGTLQFILRYAFFAALTFIAADLLPWTIARVASEAFLCTFWPVIEGLQTVLSPLLWFASVLDRYAHRMSGRIELDQDDTHKFEEEIRSVAEEGEREGALDSGSSAMIQRVMQLQDEDVGAIMTPRTEMDCVSADLTLEEARQQLIESGHSRIPVIGDSTDDVLGVLYAKDLLRALEPTKNGQTIPVLRDIIREPVFVPITTAIPSLLELMKRQKVHIAIVHDEYGGVAGLVTMEDILEEIVGEISDEYDDEQLADDVEELGESAVEVSARVRLDELNRRFNFGLPEDGEFDTIGGFVFAQKGSMPSPGESFEWNRLKLTVLNADARVVKRLRIDFAPTTAHGLALGHNGKLKSDG from the coding sequence ATGTTGCCCGCATTGCTCTTCGTGCTGATGCTTGTGGCGTGCTGGAGCGCCTTGGGCTGCGACGCACTGCGCGACTTCTCGTATCGCCGGCTGGAGGACCTTTGCACTCGACGCGGCGCGAGCGACCGCTTTGGCCGGATCCTGAAAATGCAGGGACCGGCACTCTTGGCGCTTGAGTTCCTGTTGACGCTTTCCACATTGGGTCTTGCGATTGTCCTGTGCAGTTGGATTGGTTGGCCAGAAGTCGGCGCGGATCAGTCCCTGAGTGGGGGAACGCTCCAATTCATTTTGCGGTATGCATTCTTTGCAGCGTTGACGTTCATCGCGGCCGACCTCTTACCCTGGACCATCGCCCGCGTAGCTTCAGAAGCGTTTCTCTGCACCTTCTGGCCCGTGATCGAAGGATTGCAGACGGTGCTGTCACCCCTGCTATGGTTCGCCAGCGTCCTCGACCGTTATGCACATCGAATGTCCGGGCGAATCGAGCTGGATCAGGATGACACCCACAAGTTCGAAGAAGAAATTCGTTCGGTCGCGGAAGAAGGTGAACGTGAAGGTGCACTCGATTCCGGCTCGAGCGCCATGATCCAGCGCGTCATGCAACTTCAAGACGAAGATGTCGGCGCCATCATGACGCCACGCACCGAGATGGATTGCGTCAGTGCCGACCTGACGCTTGAAGAAGCCCGGCAACAATTAATTGAATCGGGACACAGCCGGATCCCCGTGATCGGTGATTCGACCGACGATGTCCTGGGCGTGCTGTACGCCAAGGATCTGCTTCGCGCCCTCGAACCGACCAAGAACGGCCAGACGATTCCTGTGCTACGCGACATCATTCGCGAGCCCGTTTTCGTGCCGATTACGACCGCGATCCCCTCACTATTGGAATTAATGAAACGTCAGAAGGTTCACATTGCCATCGTTCACGATGAATACGGCGGCGTCGCCGGGCTGGTCACGATGGAAGATATCCTGGAAGAGATCGTCGGAGAAATCTCGGACGAATACGACGACGAGCAACTCGCTGATGACGTCGAAGAACTCGGTGAATCCGCTGTTGAAGTCTCTGCAAGAGTCCGCCTGGACGAACTCAATCGCCGCTTCAACTTTGGACTGCCGGAAGATGGCGAATTCGACACGATTGGCGGCTTTGTCTTCGCTCAAAAGGGAAGCATGCCCTCTCCCGGCGAATCGTTCGAATGGAATCGACTGAAGCTGACCGTCCTAAACGCCGACGCACGTGTCGTGAAACGGCTGCGGATCGACTTTGCACCGACGACCGCCCATGGCCTGGCCCTGGGACACAATGGTAAACTGAAATCGGATGGGTGA
- a CDS encoding thioredoxin family protein — protein MVKTASTMLPLGTKAPSFSLPNIDGKTVSLDDFKSAKGLVVIFMCNHCPFVKHLRTGLAQFGKDYLAKGVAVVGISSNDASAYPDDGPAKMVEEHKSAGYTFPYLYDASQKVAIAYKAACTPDFFVFDSHQALVYRGQFDASRPSNGKPVTGSDLRQAVDQMLAGKGPLEEQRPSIGCNIKWIAGHEPEYFTGMAAVE, from the coding sequence ATGGTCAAAACCGCTTCAACGATGCTGCCACTGGGAACGAAGGCTCCCTCATTCTCGCTGCCCAATATTGATGGCAAAACCGTTTCACTCGACGACTTCAAATCGGCCAAGGGGCTGGTTGTCATCTTCATGTGCAACCACTGTCCATTCGTCAAACACTTGCGAACGGGATTGGCCCAGTTCGGCAAAGACTATCTGGCCAAGGGCGTCGCCGTTGTAGGAATCAGCTCGAACGACGCGTCGGCGTATCCTGACGACGGCCCCGCGAAGATGGTCGAAGAGCACAAGTCCGCGGGATATACATTCCCGTATCTTTACGATGCCAGCCAGAAAGTCGCGATTGCTTACAAAGCCGCCTGCACACCAGACTTCTTCGTCTTCGACAGCCATCAGGCGCTTGTCTATCGTGGCCAGTTCGACGCCAGTCGCCCCAGCAACGGAAAGCCGGTGACAGGCAGCGATCTTCGCCAGGCCGTCGATCAGATGCTAGCAGGGAAGGGCCCACTGGAAGAACAGCGGCCCAGTATCGGCTGCAACATCAAATGGATTGCCGGTCACGAGCCTGAATACTTCACTGGTATGGCGGCAGTCGAGTAA
- a CDS encoding HU family DNA-binding protein, translating to MSETKKPLTKTDVINALAESTGLTRKDVSNVIASLTELIGKEIGKKGPQVFNVPGLMKINVITKPATKATQRPNPFKPGEMMTVKAKPARKVVKIRALKALKDMA from the coding sequence ATGTCCGAGACCAAAAAGCCTTTGACCAAGACCGACGTGATCAACGCTTTGGCCGAGTCCACTGGACTCACACGCAAGGACGTGTCAAACGTGATCGCCAGCCTGACCGAGCTGATCGGCAAAGAAATCGGCAAGAAGGGACCGCAAGTGTTCAACGTTCCTGGCCTGATGAAGATCAACGTCATCACCAAGCCCGCGACGAAGGCCACTCAACGCCCAAATCCGTTCAAGCCAGGCGAAATGATGACTGTTAAGGCCAAGCCGGCTCGCAAGGTCGTCAAGATCCGTGCGCTGAAGGCTCTCAAAGATATGGCGTGA
- a CDS encoding FtsW/RodA/SpoVE family cell cycle protein codes for MELCRHLFVAFAALLLGFGLLMVHSASVTSWPTEFERIYLSRHLAFLALGLVLAGFAATRRPDFWRRFAPLLFLVTVSLLVLVLIPGIGVRVKGAQRWIRLPGVSLQPSELAKIALPLMMCWLVDRHRHRLQGWMTGTIPFVFPVAISVPLVLIEPDLGTAVFLLGGAALVLFAGGWPLRNFLIGLGLAVPAALGALAMKPYQRQRIVGFVQSWTNFEEAPYQLKQSLVTVGAGGLSGVGLGRGWQKLSFLPEANTDFVFAVIAEELGLIGTLSLIALWCGLYLTGLRMLNHLDHRRFAFLAGFTLLTQLTAQAMLNVAVVTAMVPPKGISHPLISAGGTSLVVSLMAIGIVLSLSRDSREDDLPLSEVA; via the coding sequence GTGGAACTGTGTCGTCATCTATTCGTCGCGTTTGCGGCACTGCTGCTGGGGTTTGGACTGCTGATGGTTCACAGCGCCAGCGTGACGTCCTGGCCGACGGAATTTGAACGCATCTACCTTTCGCGTCATCTTGCCTTTTTGGCTCTAGGATTGGTTTTGGCCGGGTTCGCCGCGACGCGTCGCCCCGATTTTTGGCGACGATTCGCTCCCCTCTTGTTCCTGGTGACAGTGAGTCTGCTGGTCCTGGTACTGATCCCGGGGATTGGCGTTCGCGTCAAAGGTGCCCAGCGCTGGATTCGCCTGCCAGGTGTGTCACTACAACCTTCAGAGCTGGCCAAGATTGCTCTGCCGCTGATGATGTGTTGGCTGGTCGATCGCCATCGACACCGACTGCAGGGATGGATGACGGGGACGATTCCGTTTGTCTTTCCCGTGGCTATATCGGTCCCGCTGGTCTTGATTGAGCCCGATTTGGGGACCGCCGTCTTTTTGCTCGGCGGCGCGGCTCTGGTACTCTTTGCAGGGGGCTGGCCGCTGCGTAATTTTCTGATTGGTTTGGGGCTGGCGGTTCCTGCGGCTCTGGGGGCGCTGGCGATGAAGCCGTATCAGCGTCAGCGGATTGTCGGATTCGTGCAATCGTGGACGAACTTTGAAGAGGCTCCGTATCAATTGAAGCAATCACTGGTAACCGTCGGGGCGGGCGGACTGTCGGGAGTTGGCCTGGGGCGTGGCTGGCAAAAGTTGAGCTTTCTACCAGAAGCGAATACCGACTTTGTGTTTGCCGTGATCGCAGAAGAACTGGGGCTGATCGGAACACTCAGCCTGATCGCCCTCTGGTGCGGCCTGTATCTGACGGGGCTACGGATGCTGAACCACCTCGATCATCGCCGATTTGCGTTTCTGGCGGGGTTTACGCTGCTGACGCAGCTCACGGCTCAAGCGATGCTGAACGTGGCTGTCGTGACCGCCATGGTTCCTCCCAAGGGGATCTCGCATCCTTTGATCAGTGCCGGGGGGACGAGTCTGGTGGTGAGTCTGATGGCCATTGGAATCGTCTTGAGCCTATCGCGTGATTCGCGTGAGGACGATCTACCACTGTCTGAGGTCGCATGA
- a CDS encoding DUF6807 domain-containing protein has translation MIHVWFCRAFSCLIMIGAFSCAAARAEEPVTIESNPDGLVVKIQGEEFTVFHNDPSQAKPYFWPVKAADGTILTRPIDPNEKDHPHHRGMWLSVDEVNDIRFWAERGKIVNREVKSSSGNPAKIHLRNEWLKSEGVPTLLEQTTISIYPNRLITYETTLTRPTNQLVRFDDTKEGFLGFRIAQSMREKEGGTVINSEGQKTTAECWGRPARWVDYTGNVNGKTYGVAIMDHPANFRPSRYHVRDYGLFSVSPFGEGAYQNDKGKAKPVILDDVTASLRFRYGLYIHSGPVADAKVPEAYNQFLQSTK, from the coding sequence ATGATTCACGTCTGGTTTTGTCGCGCCTTCAGCTGCCTCATCATGATCGGCGCCTTCTCGTGTGCGGCGGCTCGCGCCGAGGAACCTGTGACCATCGAATCGAATCCCGATGGGCTGGTCGTCAAAATACAAGGCGAAGAGTTCACCGTATTCCACAACGACCCTAGTCAGGCGAAGCCCTACTTCTGGCCCGTCAAAGCAGCAGATGGAACAATCCTGACTCGTCCCATAGATCCCAACGAGAAAGATCATCCGCATCACCGCGGGATGTGGCTGTCTGTTGATGAAGTGAACGACATCAGGTTCTGGGCGGAACGCGGCAAAATTGTGAATCGGGAAGTGAAGTCCTCGTCAGGCAATCCCGCAAAGATCCACCTGCGGAATGAATGGCTCAAATCCGAAGGTGTACCGACTCTGCTGGAACAGACCACGATCTCGATCTACCCCAATCGCCTGATCACGTACGAGACCACACTCACACGGCCGACCAACCAGCTTGTTCGCTTCGATGACACGAAAGAAGGCTTCCTCGGCTTTCGAATCGCCCAGTCGATGCGCGAAAAAGAAGGGGGAACGGTCATCAATTCAGAAGGCCAGAAGACCACGGCAGAATGTTGGGGCCGACCCGCACGATGGGTCGACTACACAGGGAACGTCAATGGAAAAACGTATGGTGTGGCCATCATGGATCACCCAGCCAACTTCCGCCCCTCTCGATATCACGTCCGTGACTACGGCCTATTTTCTGTCAGCCCGTTTGGTGAAGGGGCCTACCAGAACGACAAAGGCAAAGCCAAGCCTGTCATTCTCGATGACGTGACCGCCTCGCTGCGTTTTCGGTATGGACTCTATATTCACTCAGGACCGGTCGCCGACGCGAAAGTTCCCGAGGCTTATAACCAGTTCCTGCAATCGACAAAATGA
- a CDS encoding SDR family oxidoreductase has translation MIQQTEDRIMILDGKTVLITGGRRLGAKLALQLAERGANIAFSYHTSRDATLKVVNECERIGVNSQAFPADLRHPDDAESLVDETKRTFGSLDVLINLTSIYHPTPFEQLRPNDYTEMLASNLTAPYFTAIAAARMMQQQPIENGLQGKIIHFTDWAVDRPYRDYLPYLVAKGGLVTLTKALAVELAPTITVNAIAPGAVEPPPGSTAAQLEQIRASSLLNRLGCADDVNRAVLYLLEGTDFVTGEIFRVDGGRFLGETTGGL, from the coding sequence GTGATTCAACAGACGGAAGATCGAATCATGATCCTCGACGGCAAGACGGTTCTGATCACCGGCGGGCGTCGATTGGGCGCAAAGCTGGCGTTGCAACTGGCTGAACGCGGTGCAAACATCGCGTTCAGCTATCACACCAGTCGCGACGCGACCCTGAAGGTCGTCAACGAGTGCGAACGAATTGGTGTCAACTCTCAAGCGTTTCCGGCCGATTTACGGCACCCCGATGACGCGGAATCGCTGGTTGACGAAACGAAACGAACGTTCGGATCGCTCGATGTCCTGATTAATTTGACGAGCATCTATCATCCAACGCCATTCGAACAATTGCGACCGAATGACTACACTGAAATGCTGGCGTCAAATCTGACCGCTCCCTACTTCACCGCGATCGCCGCCGCACGCATGATGCAGCAGCAACCGATTGAAAACGGCCTGCAAGGCAAGATTATCCATTTCACTGACTGGGCCGTCGATCGGCCTTATCGAGACTATCTACCGTATCTCGTAGCAAAAGGTGGACTGGTCACGCTGACCAAAGCCCTCGCCGTCGAACTGGCCCCGACCATCACCGTCAATGCGATCGCGCCAGGCGCTGTCGAACCGCCACCTGGAAGTACGGCCGCTCAGCTTGAACAGATTCGAGCCTCGTCCCTCTTGAATCGACTTGGCTGTGCCGACGACGTGAATCGCGCCGTGCTCTACCTGCTTGAAGGCACCGACTTCGTGACAGGCGAAATCTTCCGCGTCGATGGCGGACGTTTTCTAGGGGAAACCACGGGCGGCCTATGA
- a CDS encoding amidohydrolase family protein → MNEFVSRRNFLTTVATQATAATLASGLVSAVTAQDQPMPDQLPIIDTHQHLWDLTKFTLPWHKGPETKPLQRSFVMSDYLEATKGLNVVKTIYMEVDVIPEQQVAEAAYVTELCERGDNPMRAAVISGRPGTPGFDAYIRKFANDKYIRGIRQVLHGDSTPPGYCLQPKFVESIQTLGELGKSFDLCVRPGEVVDAVKLVDQCPKTRFVLDHCGNMSVTSTDDALRSKWKLGMKELAARPNVVCKVSGIVVTANKDWKAEDLAPNINDTLDAFGEDRVMFAGDWPVCTLRASFAQWVNALKLIVKDRSLVFQKKLFHDNAAKFYGV, encoded by the coding sequence ATGAACGAATTCGTTTCGCGTCGAAATTTTCTGACAACGGTAGCCACACAAGCGACGGCCGCGACCTTGGCCTCGGGACTCGTATCGGCTGTCACTGCTCAGGATCAACCTATGCCAGATCAACTCCCCATCATTGATACGCATCAGCACCTGTGGGATCTGACGAAGTTCACGCTGCCGTGGCACAAAGGTCCAGAGACGAAGCCGTTGCAACGCAGCTTTGTCATGTCGGACTACCTGGAAGCGACAAAAGGATTGAACGTCGTCAAAACCATCTACATGGAAGTCGACGTCATACCGGAACAGCAGGTCGCTGAAGCGGCCTATGTCACGGAGCTTTGCGAGCGCGGCGACAATCCGATGCGTGCCGCGGTCATTTCCGGACGACCGGGAACGCCCGGGTTTGATGCCTATATTCGCAAATTTGCGAATGATAAGTACATTCGAGGCATTCGTCAGGTGCTGCATGGTGATTCGACGCCGCCCGGTTACTGCCTGCAACCCAAGTTTGTTGAAAGCATCCAGACACTGGGTGAACTCGGCAAGAGTTTCGACCTGTGTGTGCGGCCCGGGGAAGTGGTTGATGCGGTGAAACTTGTGGATCAGTGTCCGAAGACCCGATTCGTCCTGGATCATTGCGGCAACATGAGCGTCACCTCAACAGATGATGCACTTCGGTCGAAGTGGAAGCTGGGTATGAAAGAATTGGCAGCCCGCCCGAATGTCGTTTGCAAGGTGTCTGGAATCGTCGTGACGGCAAACAAGGACTGGAAGGCCGAAGATCTTGCGCCGAACATCAACGACACGTTGGATGCGTTCGGTGAAGATCGAGTGATGTTCGCGGGGGACTGGCCGGTCTGTACCCTGCGTGCTTCGTTCGCTCAATGGGTCAACGCACTGAAACTGATCGTGAAAGATCGGTCACTTGTGTTCCAGAAGAAGTTGTTTCATGACAACGCCGCCAAGTTCTATGGCGTGTGA
- a CDS encoding DUF7691 family protein has translation MSHGVTPFAVSLPQIQKVVGSRSKSLLLELREEFEDELLEDREEVEEANEDDEFDPELALDAALRHLIMDEERWDYEGAKYGYALEMLCSFYGNFLPNDCWASVPMTWAETVNDALLEVGVPIETFSIFGHLIYRGSPVDIPDIDDFPYIGYVNRAEIPAALEALTDERLAAITHSEVEEIRSAAEQVREWLETCLREKSDLVCFFY, from the coding sequence ATGAGTCACGGCGTGACGCCATTTGCGGTGAGCTTGCCCCAGATTCAGAAGGTTGTTGGCTCACGAAGCAAATCGTTATTGCTTGAGCTTCGTGAAGAGTTCGAAGATGAACTTCTGGAAGATCGCGAAGAAGTCGAAGAAGCGAACGAGGACGACGAATTCGATCCTGAGCTGGCGCTGGATGCGGCGCTGCGCCACCTGATTATGGACGAAGAACGTTGGGACTATGAAGGAGCCAAGTACGGCTACGCTTTGGAAATGCTTTGTTCCTTCTATGGCAATTTCTTGCCCAATGATTGCTGGGCGAGCGTGCCGATGACTTGGGCAGAGACGGTGAATGACGCACTGCTGGAAGTCGGGGTACCGATTGAAACCTTCTCGATCTTCGGACACCTGATCTATCGCGGTTCGCCCGTCGACATTCCAGACATCGACGATTTTCCTTATATCGGCTATGTCAATCGGGCCGAAATCCCCGCGGCGCTCGAGGCGTTGACCGACGAGCGACTGGCGGCGATCACGCATTCCGAGGTGGAAGAGATTCGAAGTGCCGCCGAGCAGGTCCGGGAGTGGCTCGAAACCTGCCTGCGGGAAAAGTCGGATCTCGTCTGTTTCTTTTACTGA